In Tripterygium wilfordii isolate XIE 37 chromosome 23, ASM1340144v1, whole genome shotgun sequence, one genomic interval encodes:
- the LOC119992563 gene encoding protein MOS2-like — protein sequence MKLSFSLPSKPSSKSTPKPSQTFNDEDRQEDNSTKQFVTEFDPSKSLIDSKPHHVIPPKENEWKPFKRMKNLRNLPVIQSDGSRELQFETESLSVDLGDGKVSYGLNLRQSTKTDASADEASKTHESGGNDGGRPRTVDNILLDKLKDDLERLPEHLGLEEFTDMPVEGFGAALLAGYGWREGRGIGKNTKEDVKVKQISKRTSKEGVGFVAPSHDKEKETERDTKKKDKDKGGFNVGKDVRVIAGRDVGSKGRILEKLSADLVVLRLSRSEEEVRVRVNDIADLGSKEEERCLRKLKEEKIENSNRESSKHRGSEKRASKRSREHGNQKRGGEEVKIERRERGGSWLTSHIRVRIISKDLNGGRLYLKKGEVVDVVGPYMCDITMDESKELVQGVDQEFLETALPRRGGHVLVLSGKHKGVYGSLVERDLDQETGVVRDADTHDLLNVHLEQIAEYIGDPSLLGY from the coding sequence ATGAAACTCTCCTTCTCTCTGCCCTCTAAGCCCTCCTCGAAATCTACCCCGAAACCTTCGCAGACCTTCAACGATGAAGACCGACAAGAAGACAATTCTACCAAACAATTCGTCACAGAATTCGACCCGTCTAAATCCCTAATTGATTCTAAGCCACACCATGTCATTCCTCCCAAGGAGAACGAATGGAAACCTTTCAAGCGCATGAAGAATCTCCGCAATTTACCCGTCATCCAATCCGACGGTTCTAGGGAGCTCCAATTCGAGACTGAATCGCTCTCCGTGGATCTCGGCGATGGCAAGGTATCATATGGTTTGAATCTCCGGCAATCAACGAAAACCGATGCGTCGGCGGATGAAGCTAGCAAAACGCACGAATCTGGTGGTAATGATGGCGGACGGCCACGGACGGTGGATAATATTTTGCTGGATAAATTGAAGGATGACTTGGAGAGGTTGCCAGAACATCTAGGGTTAGAGGAGTTTACAGACATGCCGGTGGAGGGTTTCGGTGCCGCGTTGCTTGCTGGATATGGCTGGCGTGAAGGGAGAGGGATTGGCAAGAACACCAAAGAAGACGTCAAGGTGAAGCAGATCAGTAAACGAACTAGTAAGGAAGGGGTTGGCTTTGTTGCACCTTCGCATGACAAAGAGaaggagacagagagagataCGAAGAAGAAAGACAAAGATAAAGGTGGGTTTAATGTGGGTAAGGATGTGAGGGTGATTGCAGGTAGAGATGTGGGCTCTAAGGGAAGGATTTTGGAGAAATTGAGTGCTGATTTGGTGGTTCTGAGGCTTTCGAGGAGTGAAGAGGAAGTAAGAGTTCGTGTTAATGACATAGCTGATTTGGGTTCTAAGGAGGAAGAGAGATGCTTGAGGAAATTGAAGGAAGAGAAGATTGAAAACAGCAATAgagaatcatcaaaacatagaGGAAGTGAGAAACGAGCCAGTAAACGTAGCAGGGAACATGGAAACCAaaagagaggaggagaagaagtgaAAATTGAGCGTAGAGAGCGAGGAGGTTCATGGCTTACCAGCCACATTAGAGTTAGGATTATAAGCAAGGACTTGAATGGGGGAAGATTGTATTTGAAGAAAGGTGAGGTGGTAGATGTAGTTGGGCCATATATGTGTGATATAACCATGGATGAGAGCAAGGAGTTGGTTCAAGGTGTGGACCAGGAGTTTCTTGAGACTGCCCTGCCAAGGCGCGGAGGTCATGTCCTTGTTTTATCTGGGAAGCACAAGGGTGTTTATGGAAGTTTGGTGGAGAGGGATTTGGACCAGGAAACTGGTGTGGTTCGCGATGCAGATACCCATGATTTGCTAAATGTGCACCTCGAACAAATTGCAGAGTATATTGGGGATCCAAGTCT
- the LOC119992610 gene encoding 60S ribosomal protein L13-1-like gives MVKHNNVVPNGHFKKHWQNYVKTWFNQPARKTRRRAARQKKAVKIFPRPTAGPLRPIVHGQTLKYNMKLRAGKGFSLEELKAAGIPKKLAPTVGISVDHRRKNRSLEGLQANVQRLKTYKAKLVVFPRRARKSKAGDSAPEELATATQVQGPYMPIVREKPSVELVKVTEEMKSFKAYNKLRVERTNVRHFGARLKKAAEAEKEDKNK, from the exons ATGGTTAAGCATAACAATGTTGTGCCTAATGGGCATTTCAAGAAGCACTGGCAAAACTATGTGAAGACATGGTTCAACCAACCTGCTCGGAAAACCAGAAGACGCGCTG CTCGGCAGAAGAAGGCTGTGAAAATTTTTCCAAGGCCTACAGCTGGACCTCTTCGACCCATAGTTCATGGTCAGACATTGAAATATAATATGAAACTGAGGGCTGGAAAAGGTTTTTCTCTCGAGGAGCTCAAG GCTGCTGGAATTCCAAAGAAGCTTGCCCCAACTGTAGGAATATCAGTTGATCATCGCCGTAAGAACCGATCCCTTGAGGGTCTTCAAGCCAATGTTCAAAGGCTGAAAACATACAAGGCCAAGTTGGTGGTCTTCCCAAGACGTGCTAGGAAGTCCAAG GCTGGTGATTCTGCTCCGGAGGAACTGGCAACGGCTACACAAGTACAAGGCCCTTATATGCCCATTGTACGTGAAAAGCCATCTGTGGAGCTTGTGAAGGTCACTGAGGAGATGAAGTCCTTCAAGGCATACAACAAACTTCGAGTGGAGCGCACGAACGTACGGCATTTTGGTGCTCGGTTGAAGAAGGCTGCTGAAGCTGAGAAGGAGGATAAGAACAAGTAG
- the LOC119992565 gene encoding phytochrome-interacting ankyrin-repeat protein 2-like translates to MLQDQSGSVLLRRSLSRRRSWRCGAEKDDRGWTMLHIGARKGDIKKVKRLLDKGMDVNVAAWGPKSNGLTPLHLAAEGGHLEVMDVLLERGANIDARTWGACGWTPLHTAAKERKKEAVKFLVENGAFLPDDINDTRFNPPLHYCPGLEWAYDEMKRLHRENLSSGESSYSSES, encoded by the exons ATGCTCCAAGACCAGTCAGGTTCGGTTCTGTTGAGGAGGAGCTTGTCAAGGCGTCGTTCCTGGAGGTGTGGCGCTGAGAAGGATGATCGAGGCTGGACTATGCTTCATATTGGCGCTCGAAAAGGTGATATCAAAAAG GTGAAGCGACTTCTTGACAAAGGAATGGATGTGAATGTGGCTGCATGGGGCCCTAAATCAAATGGGTTAACCCCTCTCCACCTTGCTGCTGAGGGTGGTCACCTTGAGGTTATGGATGTATTACTTGAGCGTGGTGCGAACATCGATGCTAGAACGTGGGGTGCTTGTGGAT GGACACCTCTTCATACTGCagccaaagaaagaaagaaggaagcaGTGAAATTTCTGGTAGAGAATGGGGCATTTTTGCCAGATGACATCAATGACACCAGATTTAATCCACCACTCCATTACTGTCCTGGTCTTGAATGGGCATATGACGAAATGAAGCGTCTTCACCGAGAGAATTTATCCTCAGGCGAGTCCTCATACAGCTCTGAAAGCTAA